The following coding sequences are from one Acipenser ruthenus chromosome 7, fAciRut3.2 maternal haplotype, whole genome shotgun sequence window:
- the LOC117415069 gene encoding cysteine and glycine-rich protein 2-like produces the protein MSVWGGGNKCTACKQNVYHAEEVQCDGKSFHKCCFLCMVCRKCLDSTTLAIHDDEIYCKSCYGKKYGPKGYGYGQGAGTLNMDKGERLGIKHEGAQCHKPTTNPNASKFAQKFGGAEKCPRCGDSVYAAEKIVGAGKPWHKNCFRCAKCGKSLESTTQTEKEGEIYCKACYAKNFGPKGFGYGQGAGALIHSQ, from the exons ATGTCTGTCTGGGGAGGTGGTAACAAATGTACTGCCTGCAAGCAAAACGTGTACCATGCTGAGGAGGTGCAGTGTGATGGGAAAAGCTTTCACAAATGCTGTTTCCTGTGCa TGGTCTGTCGCAAATGCTTAGACAGCACTACATTGGCCATTCACGACGATGAGATTTACTGCAAGTCCTGCTACGGGAAGAAGTACGGGCCAAAGGGCTATGGCTACGGCCAGGGAGCAGGAACCCTCAACATGGACAAAGGAGAGAGACTGGGCATCAAACACGAGGG AGCGCAGTGTCACAAGCCGACCACAAACCCCAACGCTTCCAAGTTCGCCCAGAAGTTCGGCGGGGCTGAGAAGTGCCCCAGGTGTGGGGATTCTGTGTATGCTGCTGAGAAGATAGTCGGGGCAGGAAAG CCCTGGCACAAGAACTGCTTCAGATGTGCCAAGTGTGGAAAGAGCTTGGAGTCCACCACCCAGactgagaaggagggagagatcTACTGCAAGG CTTGTTACGCTAAGAATTTCGGCCCCAAAGGATTCGGATATGGCCAGGGTGCCGGAGCCCTCATCCACAGCCAGTGA